A single window of Zootoca vivipara chromosome 17, rZooViv1.1, whole genome shotgun sequence DNA harbors:
- the HSCB gene encoding iron-sulfur cluster co-chaperone protein HscB isoform X1, which produces MRWDALNRRLRWAAAAAPRRLLDPRTPPWAAAASPSPSSSSSPPPASCWSCGLALPPASPSPSRFFCPSCRALQPPEPRADFFRLLGCERGFQVDVGLVQQRFRSLQRALHPDFFSQRPQAEQNFSKQHSSLANKAYRTLLSPLSRGLYLLELNGVELEKGTDPEADPEFLSEIMEINEKLSDANNDAKIEEMENFIAAKQEELIKDVSRAFEHDDLQEAKKHLAKMKYFANLEEKLKEKKIPS; this is translated from the exons ATGAGGTGGGACGCGCTGAACAGAAGGCTTCgttgggcggcggcggcggcgcctcggCGCCTCCTAGACCCCCGGACGCCCCCctgggccgccgccgcctcgccttCGCCGTCCTCGTCCTCGTCCCCGCCTCCGGCGTCCTGCTGGAGCTGCGGCCTGGCTCTGCcgcctgcctcgccttcgccgtcgcgcttcTTCTGCCCTTCGTGCCGGGCGCTGCAGCCCCCCGAGCCCCGCGCCGACTTCTTCCGCCTCCTGGGATG CGAGCGCGGCTTCCAGGTGGACGTGGGCCTCGTCCAGCAGCGCTTCCGGAGCCTGCAGCGAGCGCTGCACCCCGACTTCTTCAGCCAGAGACCTCAG GCGGAGCAGAATTTTTCCAAGCAACACTCTTCTCTGGCTAACAAAGCCTACCGGACGCTCCTGAGCCCCCTGAGCCGTGGGCTGTACCTG CTGGAGTTGAATGGAGTGGAGCTGGAGAAAGGAACAGACCCTGAGGCAGACCCTGAGTTTCTCTCAGAAATCATGGAAATTAACGAGAAACTGTCAGATGCAAACAATGATGCTAAAATAGAAGAGATGGAAAACTTTATTGCAG CTAAACAAGAGGAGCTGATTAAGGATGTGAGCAGAGCCTTTGAACATG ATGATCTTCAGGAAGCCAAAAAACATCTAgccaaaatgaaatattttgcaaACCTCGAAGAAAAGCTGAAGGAGAAGAAAATCCCTTCTTGA
- the HSCB gene encoding iron-sulfur cluster co-chaperone protein HscB isoform X2: protein MAEQNFSKQHSSLANKAYRTLLSPLSRGLYLLELNGVELEKGTDPEADPEFLSEIMEINEKLSDANNDAKIEEMENFIAAKQEELIKDVSRAFEHDDLQEAKKHLAKMKYFANLEEKLKEKKIPS, encoded by the exons ATG GCGGAGCAGAATTTTTCCAAGCAACACTCTTCTCTGGCTAACAAAGCCTACCGGACGCTCCTGAGCCCCCTGAGCCGTGGGCTGTACCTG CTGGAGTTGAATGGAGTGGAGCTGGAGAAAGGAACAGACCCTGAGGCAGACCCTGAGTTTCTCTCAGAAATCATGGAAATTAACGAGAAACTGTCAGATGCAAACAATGATGCTAAAATAGAAGAGATGGAAAACTTTATTGCAG CTAAACAAGAGGAGCTGATTAAGGATGTGAGCAGAGCCTTTGAACATG ATGATCTTCAGGAAGCCAAAAAACATCTAgccaaaatgaaatattttgcaaACCTCGAAGAAAAGCTGAAGGAGAAGAAAATCCCTTCTTGA